The Brenneria rubrifaciens genome has a window encoding:
- a CDS encoding sugar ABC transporter substrate-binding protein, whose amino-acid sequence MKKFTPALLALSLVNALPVFANQSTAIAPIPAALAQHEGSVRIALIRNLGSDDNTTQFVSGVIEEGKKLGFKVSTFLSNGDDARFQDFVNQAISQKYDGIILSQGRDPYSTELIKRIVDSGIAVSVFDTAVKGEIPGVTVTQQDDASLTNASFGQLVKDFNGKANIIKLWVAGFPPMERRQAAYQQILKANPGIKELESIGAVSSDVQGDTANKVGAVLAKYPRGKIDAIWGTWDAFSQGAYKALKENGRSEIKLYSIDISNQDLQLMREANSPWKVSVAVDPKLIGKVNLRLVANKIAGEPTPATYEFRAAAIPQALLASQPGPVNVAGLSKIIPGWGQTDDFIAPWFATLAANQAK is encoded by the coding sequence CGCCCTGCTTGCGCTCAGTCTGGTTAACGCCTTACCGGTATTCGCCAATCAGAGTACCGCTATTGCGCCGATTCCGGCAGCGCTGGCTCAGCATGAGGGATCGGTGCGCATCGCGCTTATCCGTAATCTGGGCTCCGATGACAACACCACGCAGTTTGTTTCCGGCGTGATTGAGGAAGGAAAAAAGCTGGGCTTCAAAGTCAGCACCTTTCTGAGTAATGGCGATGACGCGCGTTTCCAGGATTTCGTTAATCAGGCCATCAGCCAGAAATACGACGGCATCATTCTTTCGCAGGGTCGCGATCCCTACTCTACCGAGCTGATCAAACGTATCGTCGACAGCGGCATTGCGGTATCCGTGTTTGATACCGCCGTCAAGGGTGAAATACCTGGCGTGACCGTGACCCAACAGGATGATGCCTCTCTGACCAATGCGTCGTTCGGTCAACTGGTCAAAGATTTCAACGGTAAAGCCAATATCATCAAACTGTGGGTCGCCGGTTTCCCGCCGATGGAGCGCCGTCAGGCAGCCTATCAGCAAATACTGAAAGCCAACCCTGGTATCAAAGAGCTGGAGTCCATTGGCGCCGTCTCTTCCGACGTTCAGGGTGATACCGCCAATAAAGTCGGGGCGGTGCTGGCCAAGTATCCGAGAGGAAAAATCGATGCCATTTGGGGCACATGGGATGCATTCAGTCAGGGCGCCTATAAAGCATTAAAGGAAAACGGCCGTAGCGAAATCAAACTCTACAGTATCGATATTTCGAATCAGGATCTGCAACTGATGCGTGAAGCCAATAGCCCGTGGAAAGTGAGCGTGGCGGTGGACCCCAAACTGATTGGCAAAGTGAACCTGCGTCTGGTCGCCAACAAAATTGCAGGGGAACCGACGCCGGCTACTTACGAATTCCGCGCAGCCGCCATTCCACAAGCGCTGTTAGCCAGCCAACCGGGGCCGGTAAACGTTGCCGGTCTGAGCAAAATCATCCCCGGCTGGGGCCAGACAGATGATTTTATTGCGCCCTGGTTTGCTACACTGGCAGCAAACCAGGCTAAGTAA